The segment TTAAATCCTGTGAGAAAAGGCCAGTTTCTATGAATACAATGGAAAGTATGGTAGACTCCATAGAAAAGGAGTTATCTAATTCTCTGGAAAGAGAAATAACTTCCGAGGCCATAGGTGAACTGGTAATGGGGCAATTAAAAGATATTGATGAAGTGGCTTATGTTAGATTTGCATCAGTATATAGACAGTTTAAAGATGTAAATTCTTTTATGGAAGAAATAAGAAGAATATTAGATGAATAGCCTATATGAAGCAAAAGTATTTGTTTTTAACACAAATAATTTTGCTTTTTGAATATTAGTTATTATATAGCTATAAAGATTAGGTGATAAAATGGACTTATTTACTATGTCAATGGAAGATAATTTATCGAAAAATGCACCCTTAGCAGATAAAATGAGGCCTAGAACTATAGAAGAGTTTGTAGGACAAAAACATTTGCTAGGTAAAGATAAGTTTTTAAATAGATCAATCAAAGCAGATAGAATAACATCAATGA is part of the Tissierellales bacterium genome and harbors:
- the nrdR gene encoding transcriptional regulator NrdR codes for the protein MKCPFCNFMESKVVDSRPTDEGQATRRRRECMGCEKRFTTYEKIEEIPIIVVKKDGNREPYDRNKLLNGIIKSCEKRPVSMNTMESMVDSIEKELSNSLEREITSEAIGELVMGQLKDIDEVAYVRFASVYRQFKDVNSFMEEIRRILDE